One genomic region from Natrinema caseinilyticum encodes:
- a CDS encoding HalOD1 output domain-containing protein produces the protein MPKTMSTSMRVVHAVAAQEDVDPAELQPPLHAVVDADALDDLFPSGGADSSSLARSVEFTYRGNQVCIDSRGNVDVLARSAESGASTTPGR, from the coding sequence ATGCCGAAAACAATGTCGACCAGTATGCGGGTTGTCCATGCAGTGGCGGCTCAGGAAGACGTGGATCCGGCCGAACTGCAACCGCCGCTTCACGCGGTCGTCGATGCGGATGCACTCGACGACCTGTTCCCGTCGGGGGGCGCCGACTCGAGCAGTCTCGCCAGGTCCGTCGAATTCACCTACCGTGGGAATCAGGTATGTATCGACAGCCGGGGCAACGTCGACGTGTTGGCCCGCTCCGCCGAGTCGGGGGCCTCGACGACTCCCGGTCGGTAG
- a CDS encoding branched-chain amino acid ABC transporter permease, translating to MVALFVLYPPLYGILLRTPLGAEFDAFLPGTTFLIGMLYLGLFAMSFDFISGYTGYLSFGHATFFGVGAYVVVLAANGKVPGISEGTPFMITMVLGGLVAFALALAIGAVSFRLTGVYFAMITLGFAQVVYELVRNWDYVAVNPQSGPTIGGPTPEIGVPYVDSLSVALGRLAGDSFENVLGLGIDISATLTTYYAIGLVVLLSYFAMQRIIHSPFGRVMIAIRENEERARAIGYNVFWYKMAAFGFSGFFAAIAGALFAAYVGTAPPNETFHFLVTADALIVTIIGGIGTLAGPFFGTVSYEWLEDVLSSEQGGLAPYLRATLPDGILTTDVADVINTAIAGRAPLYLGIVFVLFVLFVPNGLLGTVRDRLGDTVGTAVGDRLERYRH from the coding sequence GTGGTCGCCCTCTTCGTACTCTACCCGCCGCTGTACGGTATCCTGCTCCGGACGCCGCTGGGTGCCGAGTTCGACGCGTTCCTGCCGGGGACGACGTTCCTCATCGGGATGCTCTACCTCGGCCTGTTCGCGATGAGCTTCGACTTCATCAGCGGCTACACCGGCTATCTCTCGTTCGGCCACGCCACCTTCTTCGGCGTCGGCGCGTACGTCGTCGTCCTCGCGGCCAACGGGAAGGTGCCTGGGATTTCCGAGGGAACGCCGTTCATGATCACGATGGTCCTCGGCGGCCTGGTCGCGTTCGCGCTCGCGCTGGCGATCGGCGCCGTTTCCTTCCGGCTCACCGGCGTCTACTTCGCGATGATTACCCTCGGCTTCGCGCAGGTGGTGTACGAACTCGTTCGCAATTGGGATTACGTCGCGGTGAATCCACAGAGCGGCCCGACGATCGGCGGCCCGACGCCCGAAATCGGCGTGCCGTACGTCGATTCGCTCTCCGTCGCGCTCGGACGGCTCGCCGGTGACAGCTTCGAGAACGTCCTCGGCCTCGGCATCGATATCTCGGCGACGCTGACCACCTACTACGCGATCGGACTGGTCGTCCTCCTCAGTTACTTCGCGATGCAGCGGATCATCCACTCGCCGTTCGGTCGCGTCATGATCGCGATTCGCGAGAACGAAGAACGGGCGCGGGCCATCGGATACAACGTCTTCTGGTACAAGATGGCCGCGTTCGGCTTCAGCGGGTTCTTCGCCGCGATCGCCGGTGCGCTGTTCGCCGCCTACGTCGGCACGGCCCCGCCCAACGAGACCTTCCACTTCCTCGTGACTGCCGACGCCCTGATCGTCACGATCATCGGCGGTATCGGCACCCTCGCCGGCCCGTTCTTCGGTACTGTCTCCTACGAGTGGCTCGAGGACGTGCTCTCGTCCGAACAGGGCGGGCTGGCCCCCTATCTCCGGGCGACGCTTCCGGACGGGATCCTGACGACCGACGTCGCCGACGTGATCAACACGGCCATCGCCGGCCGCGCCCCGCTGTATCTCGGCATCGTCTTCGTGCTGTTCGTGCTGTTCGTCCCCAACGGGCTGCTCGGCACGGTCCGTGATCGACTCGGCGACACCGTCGGGACGGCGGTGGGCGATCGACTCGAGCGATATCGGCACTGA
- a CDS encoding DUF7344 domain-containing protein → MAGEPDPDEEASFDVSASPEKQLPPPSILEIEPVYEALGHPRRRYLCYTLLEDTEWSLSDLATKIAAWENEVPEHAVTEDQREEVYVSLYHAHVPKLIDEDVVAFDEATETITTAEHAEQVLAALEGMGASLDTNQETHARSDMDEQEE, encoded by the coding sequence ATGGCTGGCGAACCTGACCCGGATGAGGAAGCATCATTCGACGTGTCTGCGTCACCCGAAAAGCAACTGCCGCCGCCGAGCATTTTGGAGATAGAGCCGGTGTACGAGGCGTTGGGGCACCCCCGACGGCGCTACCTGTGCTACACCCTTCTCGAAGACACCGAATGGTCGCTGAGTGACTTGGCGACGAAAATCGCCGCCTGGGAGAACGAGGTTCCGGAACACGCCGTAACGGAAGACCAGCGCGAAGAGGTGTACGTCTCGCTGTACCACGCCCACGTCCCGAAACTGATTGACGAAGACGTGGTTGCGTTCGATGAAGCGACCGAGACGATTACGACCGCCGAACACGCCGAACAGGTCTTGGCCGCCCTCGAAGGGATGGGTGCCAGCCTCGACACGAACCAGGAAACTCACGCACGGAGTGATATGGATGAGCAAGAGGAGTAA
- a CDS encoding HalOD1 output domain-containing protein: MSKRSNDGTIDGDDPTSGSDMHQTQVAQRHYESNGQGELTTAIVYAIAEAEGVSPREVKSPPLYESVDVPSIEDAFFGSDVAGGSRQGIGTVEFQYTNYLVKVRSDGWIQVYEQTETGLS, encoded by the coding sequence ATGAGCAAGAGGAGTAACGATGGAACTATCGACGGAGACGACCCCACCAGTGGTTCCGATATGCACCAGACGCAGGTGGCACAGCGACACTACGAATCCAACGGACAGGGAGAACTCACGACCGCAATCGTATACGCCATCGCAGAGGCCGAAGGCGTCTCTCCGAGAGAGGTAAAGTCGCCACCGCTGTACGAATCTGTGGATGTACCGTCGATTGAAGACGCGTTCTTCGGATCAGACGTAGCCGGAGGTTCTCGGCAGGGCATTGGGACTGTCGAGTTTCAGTATACCAACTACCTCGTGAAAGTCCGAAGCGACGGATGGATACAGGTGTACGAACAGACCGAAACAGGCCTATCGTAG
- a CDS encoding ABC transporter ATP-binding protein, giving the protein MLLSTHDLTKEFGGITAVDGVDFTLEEGELCSVIGPNGAGKTTLFNLLTGVLEPTAGSIEFAPSDFEGDRRDDSVDITAASPHETALLGLHRSYQITNIFPTVSVRENVRIAVQAHRGRDSWKFWRNVGAFDEHVAETERILQRIGLAAAADRAAETLSHGEKRTLEIGIALAGDPDLLLLDEPTAGVSSEDVSQVTAIIEDIAADHAVMLIEHNMDVVMGISDRVAVLNQGELIAQDDPESVRESEAVQRAYLGGYDPGGADAGSETNADDGGEPGVSAG; this is encoded by the coding sequence ATGTTACTCTCAACGCACGACCTCACGAAGGAATTCGGCGGAATCACCGCAGTCGACGGCGTCGACTTCACGCTCGAGGAGGGGGAACTCTGTTCCGTCATCGGACCGAACGGGGCGGGCAAAACGACGCTTTTCAACCTGCTAACCGGCGTTCTCGAACCGACGGCGGGGTCGATCGAGTTTGCGCCGTCCGATTTCGAGGGCGACCGCCGCGACGACAGCGTCGATATTACTGCCGCCTCCCCCCACGAGACGGCGTTGCTCGGGCTCCACCGTTCGTACCAGATAACCAATATTTTTCCGACGGTATCGGTCCGCGAGAACGTCCGCATCGCCGTTCAGGCCCATCGAGGCAGGGACTCGTGGAAGTTCTGGCGGAACGTCGGCGCGTTCGACGAACACGTCGCGGAGACCGAACGAATTCTGCAGCGCATCGGACTCGCCGCCGCGGCCGACCGGGCCGCCGAGACGCTGAGCCACGGCGAGAAACGAACGCTCGAGATCGGCATCGCCCTCGCCGGCGATCCGGATCTGCTCTTGCTCGACGAACCGACGGCGGGCGTCTCGAGCGAGGACGTGAGTCAGGTCACGGCGATCATCGAGGACATCGCCGCCGATCACGCGGTCATGCTGATCGAGCACAACATGGACGTCGTGATGGGGATCAGCGACCGCGTCGCCGTGTTGAATCAGGGCGAGTTGATCGCACAGGACGATCCCGAGTCGGTACGCGAGAGCGAAGCCGTACAGCGAGCGTATCTGGGCGGATACGATCCCGGCGGTGCCGATGCGGGGTCCGAAACGAACGCTGACGACGGTGGCGAACCGGGGGTGTCCGCCGGATGA
- the cmk gene encoding (d)CMP kinase, whose product MLLTVSGPPGSGKSTTAELLAEAFDFDHVSGGDIFRTLADERGYTPLEFNKLAEENDQIDRDLDRRLREIAVESDELVLESRLAGWLAGDEADFRFWLDAPVRVRGERIADREDKDPDRATEETRAREASEAQRYQEYYGIDIQDLTIYDLSVNTARWEPDAVLDMLVTAVERYDADGDEGKALVDLESNF is encoded by the coding sequence ATGTTACTTACAGTCTCCGGCCCGCCGGGAAGCGGCAAGAGTACCACCGCAGAGCTACTCGCCGAGGCCTTCGATTTCGATCACGTCAGCGGCGGGGACATCTTTCGGACGCTCGCCGACGAACGAGGCTACACCCCCCTCGAGTTCAACAAACTCGCCGAAGAGAACGATCAGATCGACCGCGACCTCGACCGACGGTTGCGCGAAATCGCCGTCGAGAGTGACGAACTGGTACTCGAGTCCAGGCTCGCCGGGTGGCTGGCGGGCGACGAAGCCGACTTTCGATTCTGGTTGGACGCCCCAGTTCGTGTTCGCGGGGAGCGCATCGCCGACCGAGAGGACAAAGACCCCGACAGGGCGACCGAAGAGACGAGAGCCCGCGAGGCCAGCGAGGCACAGCGGTATCAGGAGTATTACGGGATCGATATCCAGGATCTGACCATCTACGATCTCTCGGTGAACACGGCCCGCTGGGAGCCCGATGCCGTCCTCGACATGCTCGTCACCGCGGTCGAACGCTACGACGCCGACGGCGACGAAGGAAAAGCACTCGTCGACCTCGAGTCGAATTTCTGA
- a CDS encoding DUF7692 domain-containing protein → MRIRTDGDYAYRRDAIERAPAFYDCNKTKAVVSACDDVPKFVQAARRVLECDDLTLEQRREIAETLSTRTMAFEVDTEVVAKADSEQERGCLVETLIR, encoded by the coding sequence ATGCGAATCAGGACCGACGGTGATTACGCGTATCGACGGGATGCGATTGAACGTGCACCTGCCTTCTACGACTGCAACAAGACGAAGGCCGTGGTGAGCGCCTGCGACGATGTTCCGAAATTCGTTCAAGCCGCCCGCCGCGTCCTCGAGTGCGATGACCTCACGCTTGAGCAGCGTCGGGAGATCGCCGAGACGCTCTCGACTCGAACGATGGCGTTCGAGGTCGACACTGAGGTCGTCGCGAAGGCCGACTCAGAACAGGAACGAGGCTGCCTCGTTGAAACCCTCATACGGTGA
- a CDS encoding DUF7289 family protein, with product MDFPQKERGVRIRGQSSILAVVLLIGMVATISVGIFLVGAEMMANAEHQSEQEKIEQSFVKLSRQMSSAAINDDVTHSMTFESGQSGAITKTNAGSIEIQSSDFSKTIQLGAIEYRGDDGSIVAYQAGGVWRERGNKTRMLSAPPINYDAAKETLWLSVSDISEEQELSSGEVTMVHQETVPLQDFVQNEKVTMTITSDYYRGWESYFRHQAGDAVVRNVDHSNRTVTVELGYLEADSAFDSGVTYSDDYTVDKNADVDGPTSQGNLPPLDTVISDMINDTETGEMTVDEDLGTVDTTLTKGDGTYVADSIEEAGHLRFNLTEGNATLIVDGDINAGGSTITVTDWDGTHSLKVYTTGDLDASNSGDICVDPCDTDVSAELIQVFGTSEMQVDFGPGGNSRFEGVLYAASNEDDWPERNGCESQVCIHSNPDVYGSIVASSVKIHAASAELSYDSSLDTADIPLHPESYTLPPRITYLNIAHHKIDVANG from the coding sequence ATGGATTTTCCCCAGAAAGAAAGGGGTGTAAGGATTCGAGGGCAGTCCTCCATACTGGCCGTCGTTTTGCTGATCGGAATGGTGGCGACGATCAGCGTCGGTATCTTTCTCGTCGGCGCCGAAATGATGGCGAACGCGGAGCACCAGTCCGAGCAGGAGAAGATCGAACAGTCGTTCGTTAAATTGAGCCGGCAGATGTCGTCGGCCGCGATCAACGACGACGTTACGCACTCGATGACGTTCGAATCCGGCCAGTCAGGTGCGATCACCAAGACTAACGCGGGTTCGATAGAAATTCAATCGAGTGACTTCAGTAAGACGATCCAGCTCGGCGCGATCGAATACAGAGGCGACGACGGGAGCATCGTCGCCTACCAGGCCGGCGGCGTCTGGCGGGAACGCGGGAACAAAACGCGGATGCTTTCCGCACCGCCGATCAATTACGACGCCGCGAAGGAAACGCTGTGGCTCTCCGTCTCGGACATCAGCGAAGAGCAGGAACTATCGTCGGGTGAGGTAACGATGGTTCATCAAGAGACGGTCCCGTTACAGGACTTCGTCCAGAACGAGAAGGTCACGATGACCATCACGAGCGACTACTACCGCGGCTGGGAGTCGTATTTCAGACACCAAGCGGGCGACGCCGTGGTCCGGAACGTCGATCACTCGAACCGAACGGTGACGGTAGAACTCGGATACCTGGAAGCGGACTCGGCGTTCGATTCAGGCGTGACCTATTCTGACGACTACACTGTTGACAAGAACGCGGACGTCGACGGGCCGACCAGTCAGGGGAACTTGCCGCCGCTCGATACCGTCATCAGTGACATGATCAACGACACGGAAACGGGCGAAATGACCGTCGACGAGGATCTCGGGACGGTCGACACGACTCTCACGAAGGGGGACGGGACGTACGTCGCCGACAGTATCGAAGAGGCGGGACACCTCCGATTCAATCTCACGGAGGGCAACGCCACGCTCATCGTCGACGGCGACATCAACGCGGGCGGGTCGACGATTACGGTCACCGACTGGGACGGAACTCACTCACTAAAGGTATACACGACGGGTGATTTAGACGCCAGCAATTCTGGGGACATCTGCGTCGATCCCTGCGACACGGACGTCAGCGCGGAACTGATCCAGGTGTTCGGGACGTCCGAAATGCAAGTCGACTTCGGGCCGGGTGGCAACTCCCGCTTCGAAGGTGTCCTCTACGCTGCGAGCAACGAGGACGATTGGCCGGAACGAAACGGCTGTGAAAGCCAGGTCTGTATCCATTCGAACCCCGACGTGTACGGCTCGATCGTCGCGTCGTCGGTGAAAATTCACGCCGCGAGCGCGGAACTGTCATACGATTCGAGTCTCGATACAGCCGATATTCCGTTGCATCCGGAATCGTACACGTTACCGCCTCGGATCACGTACCTGAACATCGCCCACCACAAAATCGACGTGGCGAACGGGTAG
- a CDS encoding DUF106 domain-containing protein has protein sequence MTRTAEKIDALVREDPAMADALESIREEADRDAGEVHWADVNDELTSGQWGRLIEKGVLVDGDEGFVIADRDAFDRALDGDGDSVGTAAADVDIDEDESSWSQWDKLAGIGALLLMPGYWFNSIRNVVGSTVDIALGPLDAVLPFYAVILIVALITGLYSSLLQANLMNTEVMGKYQERMKAVQEEQKDLRQRKKDAEERGASDAEIERLENELERAREEQMEAMAENLGMFKLQLRPMVWIMLLTIPLFLWMYWRIQSVGLHGAQATVVMPMVGETSWQAGLLGPMPAWIVWYFLCSMGFSQMLRKSLNIDMSP, from the coding sequence ATGACGCGTACAGCCGAGAAGATCGACGCCCTCGTTCGCGAGGATCCCGCGATGGCGGACGCCCTCGAGTCAATCCGCGAGGAAGCCGACAGGGACGCCGGCGAAGTCCACTGGGCCGACGTCAACGACGAGCTGACGAGCGGTCAGTGGGGACGACTCATCGAGAAGGGCGTACTGGTCGACGGCGACGAGGGGTTCGTGATAGCCGATCGCGATGCCTTCGATCGAGCCCTCGACGGTGACGGCGACAGCGTCGGTACCGCCGCAGCAGACGTCGATATCGACGAGGACGAGTCGAGTTGGTCGCAGTGGGACAAACTGGCCGGTATCGGTGCGCTTCTGTTGATGCCCGGGTACTGGTTCAACTCCATTCGGAACGTCGTGGGGAGCACGGTCGACATCGCGCTCGGCCCCCTCGATGCGGTATTACCGTTTTATGCCGTAATCTTGATTGTCGCACTCATCACCGGTCTCTACTCGTCGTTGCTGCAGGCGAATCTGATGAATACCGAGGTCATGGGCAAGTATCAAGAGCGGATGAAAGCGGTCCAGGAGGAACAAAAGGACCTCCGTCAGCGCAAGAAAGACGCCGAAGAACGCGGCGCGAGCGACGCCGAAATCGAACGTCTGGAGAACGAGTTAGAGCGCGCCCGCGAGGAACAAATGGAAGCGATGGCGGAAAATCTCGGGATGTTCAAACTGCAACTCCGCCCCATGGTCTGGATCATGCTGTTGACCATTCCACTGTTCCTCTGGATGTACTGGCGAATCCAGAGCGTCGGTCTCCACGGCGCACAGGCCACCGTCGTCATGCCGATGGTCGGGGAAACGTCCTGGCAAGCGGGACTCCTCGGTCCGATGCCGGCGTGGATCGTCTGGTACTTCCTGTGTTCCATGGGGTTCTCCCAGATGCTTCGCAAGTCACTGAACATCGATATGTCACCGTGA
- a CDS encoding sigma factor-like helix-turn-helix DNA-binding protein, with product MSSEQATGRLWSDLSALTEAEREAYVACRENGVGVRELARRTDRRPGTIGNLLSRAEAKLEVGAA from the coding sequence GTGTCGAGTGAGCAGGCTACAGGTCGACTTTGGTCGGATCTCTCCGCGCTCACTGAGGCCGAGCGCGAGGCCTACGTCGCCTGTCGAGAGAACGGCGTCGGGGTCCGCGAACTCGCCCGGCGGACCGATCGCCGGCCGGGGACGATCGGGAATCTCCTTTCGCGAGCCGAAGCCAAACTCGAGGTGGGGGCAGCGTGA
- a CDS encoding ABC transporter ATP-binding protein, whose amino-acid sequence MTLLELEGVHTYYGESHILQGVDLAVEDGEIVALLGRNGVGKTTTLRSILQLTPPRTGIVRFEGEDITGAPTHDVAAGGIGWVPEERRMFGYLTVEENLRVAVAPDDDFEAMREYAFSLFPDLERFREKEARNLSGGQQQMVAIARGMVGDNDLLLVDEPSEGLAPQIVEQVVEALREASAETTMVLVEQNFPLAMDLADRFYLLDHGTVVESGSTEGVTANDETIRRYLSA is encoded by the coding sequence ATGACCCTCCTCGAACTCGAGGGCGTTCACACCTACTACGGCGAGAGCCACATCCTGCAGGGCGTCGACCTCGCCGTCGAAGACGGTGAGATCGTCGCGCTCCTCGGGCGAAACGGGGTCGGAAAGACGACGACGCTCCGGTCGATCTTGCAACTGACCCCGCCGCGGACGGGAATCGTCCGCTTCGAGGGCGAGGACATCACCGGGGCGCCGACCCACGACGTCGCCGCGGGCGGAATCGGCTGGGTCCCGGAAGAACGGCGGATGTTCGGCTACCTCACCGTCGAGGAGAACCTCCGCGTCGCGGTCGCTCCCGACGACGACTTCGAGGCCATGCGCGAGTACGCGTTCTCGCTGTTTCCCGACCTCGAGCGGTTCCGGGAGAAGGAAGCGCGGAACCTGAGCGGCGGCCAGCAGCAGATGGTCGCGATCGCACGCGGCATGGTCGGCGACAACGACCTCCTGTTAGTCGACGAACCCAGCGAGGGGCTGGCGCCCCAGATCGTCGAACAGGTCGTCGAGGCGCTCCGGGAGGCGTCCGCCGAGACGACGATGGTCCTCGTCGAACAGAACTTCCCGCTGGCGATGGACCTCGCCGACCGGTTCTACCTGCTCGATCACGGAACGGTCGTCGAGTCCGGTTCGACCGAGGGCGTCACGGCGAACGACGAGACCATCCGGAGGTACCTCTCCGCATGA
- a CDS encoding RNA-guided pseudouridylation complex pseudouridine synthase subunit Cbf5, with protein sequence MALRGPPADRSPAELLAFGVVNLDKPPGPSSHQISGWLRDAVDETLAERGADETIDRAAHAGTLDPKVTGCLPVMLGDATRLAPVFLEGGKEYVAVLECHAPVPVDAESIVAEFEGPIYQKPPRKSAVSRRLRIRDIYELEVLEAEKRRLLLRIRCESGTYVRKLCHDLGLALGTGGHMGHLRRTATDPFDDRTLHSPSDFLDALAFWLEDDDPDPLYDVVDPAERILEGIPRVVIADSAAREVSEGAPVYAPGILEADDGIDQGELVACYTPNGAVVCLGELTGRVDAERGLVVDLERVLV encoded by the coding sequence ATGGCTCTCCGTGGCCCACCAGCGGATCGGTCGCCCGCCGAGTTGCTCGCCTTCGGCGTCGTCAACCTCGACAAGCCGCCGGGTCCCTCCTCTCACCAGATCAGCGGGTGGTTGCGGGACGCCGTCGACGAAACCCTCGCCGAACGCGGCGCCGACGAGACGATCGACCGAGCCGCTCACGCCGGGACGCTCGACCCCAAAGTGACCGGCTGTCTGCCGGTCATGCTCGGGGACGCGACTCGGCTCGCACCGGTCTTTCTCGAGGGTGGCAAGGAGTACGTCGCCGTCCTCGAATGTCACGCGCCGGTCCCCGTCGATGCCGAGTCCATCGTCGCCGAGTTCGAGGGCCCAATCTACCAGAAGCCCCCGCGCAAGAGCGCCGTCTCTCGACGGCTGCGTATCAGGGACATTTACGAGCTCGAGGTTCTCGAGGCCGAGAAACGGCGGCTCCTGTTGCGCATTCGCTGCGAGAGCGGGACGTACGTCCGCAAGCTCTGTCACGACCTGGGACTCGCCCTCGGTACCGGCGGCCACATGGGTCACCTGCGTCGGACGGCCACGGACCCGTTCGACGATCGAACGCTCCACAGCCCGTCCGACTTCCTCGACGCCCTGGCGTTCTGGCTCGAAGACGACGATCCCGACCCTCTGTACGACGTCGTCGACCCCGCCGAACGGATCCTCGAGGGGATTCCACGCGTCGTCATCGCGGACAGCGCGGCTCGGGAGGTGTCGGAGGGCGCACCGGTTTACGCGCCGGGAATACTCGAGGCCGACGACGGGATCGATCAGGGGGAGCTCGTGGCCTGTTATACGCCCAACGGCGCCGTCGTCTGCCTCGGCGAACTGACCGGGCGCGTGGACGCGGAGCGCGGACTCGTGGTCGATCTCGAGCGCGTCCTCGTCTGA
- a CDS encoding type IV pilin, with protein sequence MTDGKAIQRKLIGEQDERAVSPVIGVILMVAITVILAAVIAAFVLDLGQSQSASASAGAQFDKAAAPSGVVEVSLISKDRIDDGTSLTVNCEGNATNPTLTDVGETVSCDHDDETVTIVGTYQGEESTVQTWNP encoded by the coding sequence ATGACGGACGGAAAAGCAATACAACGAAAGTTGATCGGAGAACAGGATGAACGAGCCGTATCGCCTGTCATAGGGGTTATCCTCATGGTAGCGATTACGGTCATCCTCGCAGCCGTGATTGCGGCTTTTGTCCTTGATTTAGGACAAAGCCAAAGCGCATCTGCATCAGCAGGCGCACAGTTCGATAAAGCAGCTGCGCCAAGTGGCGTTGTTGAAGTCTCTCTAATTTCAAAGGACCGAATTGACGATGGCACATCCCTTACTGTCAATTGTGAAGGAAATGCGACCAATCCTACATTGACAGACGTTGGGGAAACAGTCAGTTGCGATCATGACGATGAAACAGTAACTATCGTCGGAACGTACCAAGGGGAAGAATCGACAGTCCAAACCTGGAACCCGTGA
- a CDS encoding branched-chain amino acid ABC transporter permease, which translates to MMGTTTGLAPLVDTPLAVDAIGRLLQFDTLARIIIEGFGKAAIYFIIAVGLTIVFGLMGVLNFAHGAFAMLWAYLGGILMVVTISSGTSPVARFALFIAVAAVIFALLTAFGSVLEIGLVRPIYDRTPMYQILLTFGVGLILEELTRIVTSARGIQPEPTWTGAAATIPASLERFYSIFGANIRGFYLFAIVAGILIAAVVWAFLTRTLYGLYIRAGSEDDEMVEALGIDVRKAFTIVFGLGTGLAAVGGVFLMWDPTQGPSVLLNIEVLLYAFVVVVIGGLGSFKGTLAAAVLVGSADSLTTWVFNTGLVDFPGLSEVTIFLLLVIALVVRPQGLYGVEEVGGH; encoded by the coding sequence ATGATGGGGACGACGACGGGCCTCGCGCCGCTGGTGGATACTCCGTTGGCCGTCGATGCTATCGGGCGATTGCTCCAGTTCGACACGCTCGCGCGGATCATCATCGAGGGATTCGGCAAAGCGGCGATCTACTTCATCATCGCCGTCGGGCTGACCATCGTCTTCGGCCTCATGGGAGTTCTCAACTTCGCCCACGGGGCGTTCGCGATGCTGTGGGCGTATCTGGGCGGCATCCTGATGGTCGTCACGATCTCGAGCGGAACGTCACCGGTGGCCAGGTTCGCCCTCTTCATCGCCGTTGCGGCGGTCATCTTCGCGCTGTTGACCGCGTTCGGTTCCGTCCTCGAGATCGGGCTTGTTCGTCCGATCTACGACCGGACGCCGATGTACCAGATCCTGTTAACTTTCGGCGTCGGTCTGATCCTCGAGGAACTGACTCGAATCGTCACCTCCGCGCGCGGCATCCAGCCGGAACCGACCTGGACGGGCGCGGCGGCGACGATCCCCGCGTCGCTGGAGCGGTTCTACTCGATTTTCGGCGCGAACATTCGCGGGTTCTACCTGTTCGCGATCGTCGCCGGGATCCTGATCGCGGCTGTCGTCTGGGCGTTCCTGACGCGGACGCTGTACGGCCTGTACATCCGCGCCGGCAGCGAGGACGACGAGATGGTCGAGGCCCTCGGCATCGACGTCCGGAAGGCGTTCACGATCGTCTTCGGCCTCGGAACCGGTCTCGCGGCCGTCGGCGGCGTCTTCCTGATGTGGGATCCGACGCAGGGACCGAGCGTGCTGCTCAACATCGAGGTCCTGCTGTACGCCTTCGTCGTGGTCGTCATCGGCGGGCTCGGCTCGTTCAAGGGCACGCTCGCCGCGGCGGTACTCGTCGGGAGCGCCGACTCGCTGACGACGTGGGTGTTCAACACCGGTCTCGTCGACTTCCCGGGACTCTCGGAGGTCACGATCTTCCTGTTGCTGGTGATCGCACTCGTCGTTCGGCCACAGGGACTGTACGGCGTCGAGGAGGTGGGCGGCCATTAG
- a CDS encoding DUF7563 family protein encodes MVGVTVAPWPLVDNSTCRHCGAHVTDRFRRVFGDDDDRALRCGDCDTNARLSRGSAAGVDVSILDPETSLGRHGGEADA; translated from the coding sequence GTGGTCGGCGTGACGGTCGCACCGTGGCCGTTGGTCGACAATTCGACGTGTCGTCACTGCGGAGCCCACGTTACCGACCGGTTCCGCCGCGTCTTCGGTGACGACGACGATCGAGCCCTCCGCTGTGGCGACTGCGATACCAACGCGCGACTGAGCCGCGGCTCCGCGGCTGGCGTCGACGTATCGATTCTCGATCCAGAAACGTCGCTCGGCCGTCACGGAGGTGAAGCCGATGCGTAA